In Pseudomonadota bacterium, the sequence ATACGGTCTATCTTGAGAAGTCTGGCTGCTTTTGACTTATTTCCTCCCACCTTACTTAGCGTTTTTATAATGATATCCCGTTCCATTTCATTGGTGGTATCCCTTACTAAATCATGAAGCGAGCTTCCTTCTCCCGACACCTCATTAAATTCAGGTTTTTCAGGTGTATTTAAATCATCATTTGGAAAATATATCCGGTCAATATTTTTAGAATTTGTTAATAGCGCTGTCTTTCTTATGGCATTTTTAAATTCTCTCACGTTTCCAGGCCACCGATATGTAAGGAGTGATTCCATTGCCTGAGGGGTAAAACCTTTTATGTTTTTTCCGAATTCATTATTGGCTTCATCTAAAAAACGTTTTGCTAATATTGGGATATCTTCTTTTCTTTCCCGAAGTGTTGGTATAATTATCTCGAATTCATTTAACCTGTAAAAAAGGTCTTCTCTGAATTTTCCCTTTTTTACTGCATTAAAAAGAGGGATATTTGTGGCAACAACAATCCTCACATCAACCTTTATGTCCTTTTTGCCTCCGAGACGCTGGACTTTTTTCTCCTGAAGTACCCGGAGAAGCTTTGTCTGAGCAGCTTCAGGAAGGTTCGTAATCTCATCCAGGAATAACGTTCCTTCTTGAGCCAGTTCAAATTTGCCTTCCTTTTGGTGGTCTGCCCCGGTAAACGCACCTTTTTCATAACCGAAAAGTTCACTTTCTACAAGGGTTTCAGGGATTGCTCCACAGTCAATTGCAACAAAAGCCCTTTCACGCCTTTGACTTTTCATATGTATTAACTGGGCAATTAACTCTTTCCCTGTACCACTTTCCCCCCTCAAAATCACGCTCACGTTTGTAGGACAAACAATATTAATGTATTCGAGGACTTGCTTTACTTTAGTGCTTTCTCCACCTAATTCCAAAACAATATCTTCTGCTGTTTTTTCTCCAAGTTTTTTCCTTAGATGTTTAACCTCCCTGGTGAGGTAATGGGTTTGAAGTGCTTTACTGATAATTAAAAGAAGCTCATCGTTATTAAATGGTTTGGTGATATAATCGTACGCTCCCAATTTCATTGCATTCACTGCATCTTTTATGTCTCCGTAGGCTGTAAGCATGATAATTTGTAAATCTTTATCAATCTTCTGCATTTCATTCAGCACTTTCATACCATCCATTCCTGGAAGTTTAATATCAAGTAAAACTAAATTCGGGTCATTTTTTTTAACTTCTTTAAGCGCGCTTTCACCATCTAAAACAGCAATTGTCTCATACCCTTCTTCATGCAGTAAATTCGAGAGGATATGCTGCATATCTTCATTGTCTTCAACGATCAATATCTTTGTCATCTTTCAAACCCTTCTTTATTTTTTGTTCTCTTGAAATAGGTAGTCTTACAATAACCTCTGTGCCCTGACCAATCTCACTCCTCAAACTGATACTTCCTTTGTGGTAATTAATAACCTGCTGAGCGAGGCACAACCCCAATCCTGTTCCATTTTTCCTTGTAGTAAAAAAAGGGGTAAATATATTATCTAAATGTTTTTGAGCAATCCCGTCACCGGTATCTGAAAAATTTGTTATTACCTCACCATTTAAACTATCATTATAGGTAGTTACGGAAAGTCTTCCACCTCTGGGCATTGCATCAAGGGCATTTAAAATGATGTTTAAAAACGCCTTTTCCATCCGTTCCCCATCAAAATATATAATAGGCAATCTTTTCGAGCATCTCTTATGCAGAAGAATATGCTGTTTTTCGCATCTCGTTCTGACAAGGTCACATGCCTTATCTATAACTTCACCTATTTGACCTAATTGCGATGAGACCTGGCTCGGTTTCGCAAGGTCAAGAAGTTCCTTTATAATCCTGTTGGCGCTCTCTGAGTTACGCAGGATTACCTCCAGATGTTTCTTTATCGGCTCATCGCGCTCATGTTGGCAAGGGGATTCCGTAGTTCATGGGCTATCCCCGATGAAAACTTTCCGAGAACAGCAAGCCTCTCTGCCTGGAGCAATTCCTGTTGTGTCTCAGTAAGTTCATTGTATGCTTCTCTAAGCTCTTCCTCAACATATTTACGCTTTGTAATATCGTGGATATTCATTACTGCCCCTGCCACTGTCTTATCTTCAAGAAGGTTTTTGGCTGAGCATTCAAGAAAACGCCATGAACCATTTTTATGCTTATACCATATATTGAAGGATCTTGTACTGCCCGGGTTTTTCAATAATACTTTAAATTCGTCCATAACCTTTGGCAGATCATCAGGATGCACAAAATTGAATGCCTTTTTTCCGATAAAATCTTGGGGACTATATCCAAGAATATGCTCAAGAGAGGGGCTTTCGTATTGTACAACCCCTTTTTTGTCTATAACCGCTATGGCATCAGGAACATTTTCCACCAGGGAACGAAAATGCTCTTCGCTTCGACGTAATATTTTTTCTGCTTCCTTCCTTTCTGTAACATCCCTTAAATAAGCAAGGGTGGCTGGTTCTCCTTTATAAATGATTTGATTTGCAGAAACTTCAATATATACTGGTGTCCCATCTTTCTGTATTCCTCTGAACTCATATTTGTCCCTGACTAATTCTCCTTTTTGTCTCAGGCGGTTCTTTTCCATTACCATCTCCCGGTCATCGGGATGGACATTCACAAAGGAGCTTTTGTCTAAAACCTCTTTCGGGTTATCATAGCCGAATATCTCTAAAAACTTCTGGTTTACATAGATGTGCTGGTCCCCCTTTACTATCGCAACACCGTCATTTGAATTCTCTATCGCTATTCTATAACGTTCTTCGCTTTCTTTTAAACTTTTATCCAATCTGTGTTTATAAAGCGCAATTTCTATAGCGCTGTATAGCTCCCCTTCTTCAAATGGTTTTAATATGTATCCAAAAGGTTCTGTGATTTTTGCTCTTTCTATGGTCTCATCATCGACATATCCAGTAAGATATACAATAGGTATGTCAAAATGAGTACGAATCTCGGCGGCTGTTTCTATCCCATTCGCTTTTCCTTTAAGCTTAATATCCATTAGTACAAGATCAGGCTTAACCGTTTTTATCTGTTCCATAGCTTCCTTTTTCGAGAATGCAATGAAGGGTTTATAATCTGCTTTCTTCTTTAAAATGTTTTCTATGTTTTTTGCAACAATGGCTTCATCTTCAACAATAAGTATATGCTTGCTATTCATGCCTTCATCACTATTCAACATTCACATTTCACCTTTTAAAATCATTGACACCATGTAATGTATCCGTTATTATTATAATTATGAAGAAGGAGGCATACCGGAATGCTTGAAGCAAAAGTTATGGTTAAAGAAAAAATACCCATCCCCGCAAGAGTTATAAAAAACCTTTCTTTGAAGGATGGGATGGTGATAGAAGGCATTGTGGAAAAAGGGAAATTGCTCATTCTAAAAAAAGGCGAGA encodes:
- a CDS encoding sigma-54 dependent transcriptional regulator; the protein is MTKILIVEDNEDMQHILSNLLHEEGYETIAVLDGESALKEVKKNDPNLVLLDIKLPGMDGMKVLNEMQKIDKDLQIIMLTAYGDIKDAVNAMKLGAYDYITKPFNNDELLLIISKALQTHYLTREVKHLRKKLGEKTAEDIVLELGGESTKVKQVLEYINIVCPTNVSVILRGESGTGKELIAQLIHMKSQRRERAFVAIDCGAIPETLVESELFGYEKGAFTGADHQKEGKFELAQEGTLFLDEITNLPEAAQTKLLRVLQEKKVQRLGGKKDIKVDVRIVVATNIPLFNAVKKGKFREDLFYRLNEFEIIIPTLRERKEDIPILAKRFLDEANNEFGKNIKGFTPQAMESLLTYRWPGNVREFKNAIRKTALLTNSKNIDRIYFPNDDLNTPEKPEFNEVSGEGSSLHDLVRDTTNEMERDIIIKTLSKVGGNKSKAARLLKIDR
- a CDS encoding ATP-binding protein, whose amino-acid sequence is MEKAFLNIILNALDAMPRGGRLSVTTYNDSLNGEVITNFSDTGDGIAQKHLDNIFTPFFTTRKNGTGLGLCLAQQVINYHKGSISLRSEIGQGTEVIVRLPISREQKIKKGLKDDKDIDR
- a CDS encoding PAS domain S-box protein is translated as MLNSDEGMNSKHILIVEDEAIVAKNIENILKKKADYKPFIAFSKKEAMEQIKTVKPDLVLMDIKLKGKANGIETAAEIRTHFDIPIVYLTGYVDDETIERAKITEPFGYILKPFEEGELYSAIEIALYKHRLDKSLKESEERYRIAIENSNDGVAIVKGDQHIYVNQKFLEIFGYDNPKEVLDKSSFVNVHPDDREMVMEKNRLRQKGELVRDKYEFRGIQKDGTPVYIEVSANQIIYKGEPATLAYLRDVTERKEAEKILRRSEEHFRSLVENVPDAIAVIDKKGVVQYESPSLEHILGYSPQDFIGKKAFNFVHPDDLPKVMDEFKVLLKNPGSTRSFNIWYKHKNGSWRFLECSAKNLLEDKTVAGAVMNIHDITKRKYVEEELREAYNELTETQQELLQAERLAVLGKFSSGIAHELRNPLANMSAMSR